One Alligator mississippiensis isolate rAllMis1 chromosome 1, rAllMis1, whole genome shotgun sequence genomic window carries:
- the PCARE gene encoding photoreceptor cilium actin regulator, giving the protein MGCTPSRSEIVNHIAKIGGRTLNNPKGVLPVDPGDKEFSIPLLVKNSSYYNTDDSSQSGSQTKDGLKENQEKVLERDKNANFHLSSEDHSHHKILKDDKKIKRTEAESSLSKMTESQKHVAGDAQIKKQSSCESETAACTLDDKNESNSKQMPKKAKKQRSHKQAKQGRHCKTKEKSTPPLCETEEKVDFPELLVKAHQNAYAFLNPNLSKYEAILCMANQATQTQLHLQQMVSFLVLRFDEINQLLEEIANDGEELLKEVGENLLWPAGKDDPKEHPDLLQQLLQYTVNKMQVVNGTVASLTSDALQETCSYFQSAASNLELKLKAKQGFDERLLKTIKLLEASAVGPSESHSNDRTLYSEDSGIGADNESVKGFKSLDKLGKEGSCKACVCDHSSQKHIGPPEEYMEDGTSALVTTRSQDYALERHGKAVFYPSVDNKKGIPCLESAIDLSISPQCSRLIKSHSLNSFLSDSTQESEHLKNCESIDYPSEDEESTLGEEEDDNVSLSEMSKDALLKRQMSSPAVTDTAWRTATKRIENPEKEEIVLKMKDAISEKIKFVPAGSEPMEWVEDGKAAVTARPRTASGSRRLAVKQRRSRSEESLRSQAEDPTLLELQRTQKELSKRLEIFYALNGNKDTDRKWESLKPRAVVYVQDAEPTTLRPSINKLKACLSKNFSILPNQDKVPLYRAEQNPASQPDQRSSRTPSNAAVFTQDSSNGKDNEPPEIQTLNSGSCTPRKSVKKLIETFSPAEGHVKPIHLRPLGPIKCIRKYGLPVMPPTLPFQRGLAPLSHKHRVSPVGDTNLPSTNATQCNSSAALPPPPASELNTSDTNGEYDVDFENLPPPPPEILMDNSFNLSVSEESIRMEGNSLEETKKPAKTEIHMAKRAQISPKMKASLYSIDLLPSKNISSPNVFISKVLRNTGADPKFGKYASEQNPSNLYSQENTLASQREQEMKEAADLYKQTHKIIPLPYPSGLSKQNRKENPSERKESGINLASEQNPKQSSPDSLRRNEKSAVLLRRVSPTRTPPSSPPTEKRLSSPPIHPRHVVQVFSPVQPNCSPTHRQPSPPTSPKVSSPPTQKKLSSPPTQRKLSSPPVGRKQSPPTQRKMSSPPTNRREASSPPFCATPSPPTSPSWSYKGLKIPSESSVEQQPPSSKVGSNVHSIFCPATSSLFEAKPPSPPSKPTAEVTGKTEVSAFAPKNSVPLRPWGDQSRRLAASAVNPQPFVKRSFSDRRPGFQLRLPAPASASSEPALNQPR; this is encoded by the coding sequence ATGGGCTGCACGCCCTCCCGCAGTGAGATTGTTAATCATATTGCAAAAATTGGAGGAAGGACTCTAAATAATCCTAAAGGTGTCTTGCCTGTTGATCCTGGGGACAAAGAGTTCTCAATTCCATTGCTGGTCAAAAATTCATCTTACTATAACACTGATGACAGCTCCCAGAGTGGGAGTCAGACGAAAGATGGTCTGAAGGAAAATCAAGAAAAAGTACTGGAAAGGGACAAAAATGCTAACTTCCATTTGTCATCTGAGGATCATTCACATCACAAGATCCTCAAAGATGACAAGAAAATCAAGAGGACAGAGGCTgaatcatccctgtccaaaaTGACCGAGTCTCAAAAACATGTAGCTGGGGACGCACAGATCAAAAAGCAAAGCTCCTGTGAATCAGAAACAGCTGCTTGCACTTTGGATGACAAGAATGAAAGCAACTCAAAGCAAATGCCtaagaaagcaaagaaacaaagaagCCACAAACAGGCAAAGCAGGGTCGTCACTGCAAAACCAAAGAAAAGTCCACGCCACCTCTGTGTGAGACTGAGGAAAAGGTGGATTTCCCAGAGTTGCTCGTTAAAGCCCATCAGAATGCTTATGCCTTCCTAAATCCCAACCTTTCCAAGTATGAAGCTATCCTATGTATGGCCAATCAAGCTACCCAAACTCAGCTGCACTTACAGCAGATGGTGAGCTTTCTAGTGCTTCGCTTTGATGAAATCAACCAGCTCTTGGAAGAAATTGCCAACGATGGGGAAGAACTCCTCAAAGAGGTTGGTGAGAATCTATTGTGGCCAGCTGGGAAAGATGATCCAAAGGAGCATCCAGATCTTTTGCAGCAGTTACTACAGTATACAGTCAACAAAATGCAGGTGGTAAATGGAACAGTGGCTTCCCTAACCTCAGATGCCTTGCAAGAGACATGCAGCTACTTTCAGTCTGCAGCCAGCAATTTGGAATTAAAACTGAAGGCAAAGCAAGGTTTTGATGAACGCTTACTAAAGACCATAAAATTGCTTGAAGCCTCTGCAGTGGGGCCCTCTGAATCCCATAGCAATGATAGGACTCTATATTCTGAAGACAGTGGTATTGGCGCAGACAATGAATCTGTCAAAGGATTCAAATCCCTTGATAAGCTTGGAAAGGAAGGAAGCTGCAAGGCTTGTGTTTGTGATCATTCATCCCAAAAGCACATCGGACCACCAGAAGAATATATGGAGGATGGCACATCAGCATTAGTCACAACCAGATCTCAGGACTATGCACTTGAAAGGCATGGTAAAGCAGTATTTTATCCATCTGTGGACAACAAAAAAGGAATTCCGTGCCTGGAGTCAGCAATAGATCTTTCCATCAGCCCCCAATGTTCACGCCTAATCAAAAGCCATTCCCTAAACTCCTTCCTGTCTGATTCCACCCAGGAAAGCGAACATTTAAAAAACTGTGAGTCAATAGATTATCCTTCTGAAGATGAGGAGAgcaccctgggggaggaggaggatgacaatGTAAGTTTATCAGAAATGAGTAAGGATGCTCTACTTAAAAGACAAATGTCTTCACCAGCAGTAACTGATACTGCATGGAGAACAGCCACTAAAAGGATTGAGAATCCAGAGAAGGAAGAGATAGTATTGAAGATGAAAGATGCAATCAGTGAAAAGATCAAGTTTGTCCCAGCTGGATCTGAACCGATGGAGTGGGTAGAAGATGGAAAAGCAGCAGTAACAGCAAGGCCTAGGACAGCGAGTGGCAGTCGGAGACTTGCAGTTAAACAAAGACGGTCTAGGTCAGAAGAGTCCctcagaagccaggcagaggaCCCAACCCTTTTAGAACTCCAAAGGACTCAAAAGGAGCTCAGCAAAAGACTGGAAATATTTTATGCACTTAATGGGAACAAAGATACTGATAGAAAGTGGGAGTCCCTAAAACCAAGAGCAGTGGTTTATGTGCAAGACGCTGAGCCTACTACTCTTAGACCTTCTATCAACAAATTAAAGGCATGCCTCTCAAAAAACTTCAGCATTTTGCCTAATCAGGATAAGGTCCCATTATATAGGGCTGAGCAAAATCCTGCTAGTCAGCCCGATCAGAGGAGCAGTAGAACACCTTCAAACGCTGCTGTGTTCACTCAAGATTCATCAAATGGGAAAGACAATGAACCTCCTGAAATACAAACATTGAACAGTGGCAGTTGTACCCCTCGTAAATCCGTCAAAAAGCTTATTGAGACCTTTAGTCCTGCTGAAGGCCATGTGAAACCTATTCATTTAAGACCCTTAGGACCAATAAAGTGCATCAGAAAATATGGACTTCCAGTAATGCCTCCCACCCTTCCCTTTCAGAGAGGATTAGCACCTTTAAGTCACAAGCATCGTGTCTCTCCAGTCGGAGACACAAACCTTCCAAGCACAAATGCAACCCAGTGTAACTCTTCAGCAGCTCTTCCACCTCCACCTGCTTCAGAATtaaacacaagtgacacaaatGGAGAATATGATGTAGATTTTGAgaatctgcccccaccacctcctgAAATATTAATGGACAATTCATTCAACTTATCTGTGTCTGAAGAAAGTATAAGAATGGAAGGAAACTCTTTAGAAGAGACTAAAAAGCCTGCCAAAACAGAGATTCACATGGCTAAGAGAGCACAAATTTCTCCAAAAATGAAAGCCTCCCTATATTCTATTGATTTATTACCAAGTAAAAATATCAGCAGCCCCAATGTTTTTATTAGTAAAGTTTTAAGGAACACTGGAGCGGACCCAAAATTTGGAAAATATGCATCAGAACAGAATCCTTCCAATCTGTACAGCCAAGAAAATACATTAGCATCTCAGAGAGAGCAGGAAATGAAAGAGGCTGCAGATTTGTATAAGCAAACTCATAAAATAATACCTCTTCCATATCCCAGTGGattatcaaaacaaaacagaaaggaaaaccCATCAGAAAGGAAAGAGTCTGGTATAAATTTAGCTTCTGAGCAAAACCCAAAGCAAAGTTCTCCTGATTCACTCAGGAGAAATGAGAAAAGCGCAGTTCTCCTTAGAAGAGTCTCTCCCACACGAACACCACCTTCTTCTCCACCCACTGAGAAACGGCTCTCAAGTCCACCTATACATCCCAGACACGTTGTGCAGGTTTTTAGCCCTGTGCAGCCAAATTGTTCTCCTACACACAGGCAACCTAGTCCTCCAACCAGCCCAAAAGTATCAAGCCCTCCAACACAAAAGAAGTTGTCTTCTCCACCAACTCAACGAAAACTGTCTAGCCCTCCAGTGGGACGCAAACAAAGCCCACCAACTCAGCGCAAGATGTCAAGCCCTCCAACCAACCGCAGAGAAGCAAGTTCACCTCCATTCTGtgccaccccatccccaccaACTTCTCCATCTTGGTCATACAAAGGACTGAAAATCCCTTCAGAGTCCAGTGTTGAACAACAACCTCCTTCCTCAAAGGTTGGCAGTAATGTACATTCAATATTTTGCCCAGCCACCTCTTCTTTATTTGAAGCCAAACCTCCGTCTCCACCTAGCAAACCCACTGCAGAGGTCACAGGCAAAACTGAAGTTTCAGCTTTTGCCCCGAAAAACAGTGTTCCACTCAGACCCTGGGGGGATCAGTCCAGAAGGCTGGCTGCAAGCGCCGTCAACCCTCAGCCTTTTGTCAAGAGAAGCTTCTCTGACCGCAGACCAGGGTTTCAGCTGAGGCTTCCAGCACCAGCCTCAGCCAGCAGTGAACCTGCACTTAACCAGCCCAGGTGA